TAAAGGTTTTCAGACGGCCTTTTTCATGTTTGCCACCCGGCAGATGTACCGCCCGGCGATTTTTGTTTACAAAGCCTCGATTTTTTTCATCAGTTCACGCAGGGCTTGGGCGCGGTGGCTTTCGCGGTTTTTGATGTCGGGGTCGAGTTCGGCGGCGGTGCAGCCGTGTTCGCGCAGGTAAAAATGCGGGTCGTAGCCGAAGCCGTGTTCGCCTGCGGGCGTGTTTTTCCATTGGCCGCGCCAGATGCCTTCGGCGACGACGGGCTGCGGGTCGTCGGGGTGGCGCACGAGCACGAGCACGCAGACGTAGTAGCAGCTTTTGTCGGCTTTACCGGCCAGATCGGCGGCGAGTTTGGCGTTGTTGGCGGCATCGGATTTTGGGTGTTCGCCGGCGTAGCGGGCGGAGTGGATGCCGGGTGCGCCGCCGAGGGCGTCGGCGCAGATGCCGCTGTCGTCGGCCAGTGCGGGCAGGCCGCTGTGGCGGGCGGCGTGGCGGGCTTTGGCGAGGGCGTTTTCCAAAAAGGTGGGGTGCGGCTCGGGGCATTCGGGGGTGTCGAACTGCGATTGCGGCAGGATTTCGCTGCCGCGCTCGGCAAACAGGCGGGCGAATTCTTTGAGTTTGCCGGCGTTGCCGCTGGCGAGGACGATTTTTTCAAACATGGCGGTTGCTTTCGGATTCGGGGTTCGGCTGCGCCGCAGCGGTGTTTTCAGACGGCCTCTGCGCGGCTTGGGCGCGGGCGTGTTCGCGGACGTAGAGGGCGAGGCCGGTGATTTGGGCGAGGGCGGCGGCGAAGGCGAAGAGGAAGCAGGCGAGGGCGAACTGGCGGCTGCCTGCGGCGAGCAGCCAGCCGCCCGCGCCGACGAGGGCGATGAAGAAGAGGGTAAAGGAGAGGGTGAGCAGCAGGTAGGCGCGGCGTTTGTTCATGGCGGTGGGCAAAAAAAGGCGGGATTATAGCGGATGGGGCGGCGGGTTTGAGGCCGTCTGAAAACGGGTTTTGACGGGCTTGAAACCGTTGCGGCGGTGTTTTTCAGACGGCCTTTCGGGTTTGCGCAGCGGCGCGGAAGCGGTGTTTCAGACGGCCTGTTCCAGCCACACCGCGCTGACCATGCGGCCGGTTTGGCCGTCGCGGCGGTAGGAGAAGAAGGTGTCGCGTTCGATGACGGTGCAGCGGCCGCCGCCGTAAATGCGCGTTACGCCTTCGCGGCGCAGGACGCGGGTGGCGAGGGCGTAGATGTCGGCAAGGTATTTGCCGCCGCCGATGGCGGTGAAGGCGGCTTCGGCGGCGGGGTCGGGGCGGCAGAAGGCATCGCACACGTCTTGGCCGATTTCAAACGCATCCGGGCCGATGGCGGGGGCGAGGTAGGCGAGGATGTCTGCGGGATCGGCTTTCATGGCGGCGACGGTGTTTTGCAGCACGCCGGCGGCCAGGCCGCGCCAGCCGGCATGGGCGGCGGCAACGCAGCGGCCGTCGGCGGTGCAAAAGAGCACGGGCAGGCAGTCGGCGGTCATCACCGCGCAGGCCGCCGTGCCGCCGCAATCGAAGGATGCGTCGGCCTGGGGCGGCTTGCTTAGGGCGGAGGCGGCGGGGACGACGGTTGCGCTGTGGACTTGGTCGAGCCAGGCCAGCGGCACGGGCACGGCGGCTTGGACGAGGGCGCGGTTGTGTGCGACGTGTTCGGGCGCGTCGCCGACGTGCGCGCCGAGGTTGAGCGAGGCATACGGGGCTTGGCTGACGCCGCCGTTGCGGGTGGAAATCAGGGTTTTGACATTGGGGGGCGCGGGCCAGTCGGCATGGAGGAACAGGCCGTCTGAAAGATTCAGGCCGACGGCTTCATTCAGGGTTTTCAACATCTTTGGTTGTTCGCGTAAAAAGTGCGGTTTGTATCACGGCGGCGCGGGGCGCGGCAACCGCAGGCCGTGTTCCGGCTGCTGGCAGGGTTTGGCCGCGCCGAAGCCGCGCTTTCAGACGGCCTCTGTCTGCCGCAGAGACCGTGTCCGCCTTCCCTCCTTAGGAGCATAAACGCGGGGATGACGTTTCCGAAAAACAGAAAACGGCGCGTCTGCCCCGTGTTTTGCCTTATAATGCCGCCCTTTTAGCTTGCCCGGAAACTTTATGCAGAACAGCCGTTTCAACCAAACCGGCCCCAAAATCGGCCTCAGCGTGCGTCTGGCCGAAACGCAGGAAGAAATCGAAGCCGCGCAACGCCTGCGCTACCGCGTGTTCGCGCAAGAGCTGGGCGCGGACATCCAAGGCGTGGACGGCCGCGATACCGACCCCTACGACGAACACTGCCACCACCTGCTCGCCTTCGACGACGCCACCGGCGAAGTCATCGGCTGCTACCGCCTGATCACCGAAGACACCGCCAAAAAGGTCGGCGGCTGGTACAGCGAACACGAATTCGACCTCGCCCCGCTCAAAGACATCCTGCCGCAAACCGTGGAACTCGGCCGCGCCTGCACCCACCCCGACTACCGCCACGGCGGCCTCGTCATGCTGCTGTGGACGGGTTTGGTCAAATTCATGAAAGACGAAAACCTGCGCTTCATGATCGGCTGCGGCAGCATCGAAATGCGCGACGGCGGCCGCGACGCGGCGGGTCTGTACCACATCCTCAAAACCAAACACCTCGCCCCCGAACAATGGCGCGTGCGCCCGCTCAACCCCTTGAAATGGGAAGAAATCACCCCGTCCGAACAGCCCGAAACCCCCGCCCTGATCAAAGGCTACCTCAAAGCCGGCGCATGGTTTTGCGGCGAACCCTGCGTCGACGAAGCCTTCAACTGCGCCGACGTGCTCATCATGATGGACATCACGCAGCTCAGCGACCGCTATCTGCAAAAATTCGCCCCCAAACCCTGACCGCAACCAAACCATAAGGCCGTCTGAAAAACGAAAAACGCCTTTTCAGACGGCCTCATAATATAAAAAAACGCCCGACATGAACCCCTTCCGCTTCCCGTTCCGCCTCTTTTGCATCGGCCTGTGCCTGATTTACGGCGCACTCGAAATGCTCCTCCTCTTCCCCCTCTACACCCCGCGCCGCAAACTGCGCGCCATCCAAATCTGGTCGCACCGCGTGCTCGCCTCCTGCGGCATGAAACTGTCCGTCTTCGGCGGCCTGCCCTCCGAAGCGCACGGCCAAATGCTCATCTGCAACCACATCTCCTGGCTCGACATCATGGCCATCAACGCCGCCTTCCCCGGCCGCTTCGTCGCCAAAGACGACGTGGCCAAATGGCCGCTGGTCGGCTACCTCGCCACCCAGGCGCGCACCGTTTACGTCGCCCGCAAAAAAGGCAGCGGCGGCAACAGCGAAAAAATCCGCAACGTAACCCAGGCTCTCAAAGACGGCGACACCGTAACCCTGTTCCCCGAAGGCACCAGCAGCGAAGGCCGCACCATCCTCCCCTTCAAAACCAGCTTCTTCCAGGCCGCCGCCGATGCGCAAGTGCCGCTCGTCCCCGTGCTCTGCCGCTACCCCAACCCCGACGGCAGCAGCCCCAACCCCCACACCGCCTACTACGGCGACATCAGCCTGTGGCAGTCCATCTGCATGGTCATCCGCCAAAAGCAGAGCTGCGTCGAACTGCACTTCCTCCCGCCCGTTTCCCCCGCCGCCGAACGTCAGGAAACCGCCCGCCTGATTCACGACATGCTGACCGCGAAACAGCGCGAATTGGGTTGAAACGCCTGTTCGCCAAACAGGCCGTCTGAAAAACCGCAAAATCCGGTTTTGGCTGCGCCGAAGCTGCGTTTTCAGACGGCCTCTCCATATTGCCGTGCTAAAATCCTCACCCTTTTCAAACTATTATCCAAACCGCCATGCACGCTTCCGAACCCGAACCCGAAACCGAAAATCTTTCAGACGGCCACGAATACCTCGCCAATAATCCCGACTTCCCCGCCAAAACCATCGTCGCCACGCTGTTTGTCGGCGCGTTTTTCGGCTATCTCAACGACACGCTGCTCAATGTCGCGCTTACGCCGATTATGAAGGATTTTGCCGTCGACAAAACCACCGTGCAGTGGCTGACGACGGGCTTTCTGCTGGTGATGGGCGCGTTTACGCCGATTACGGCGGGCGTGATCCAATGGTTTGAAACGCGCAAAATGGTGCTGTTTACCCAGGCCACTTTTCTGGCCGGTTCGCTGGTGTGCGCCTTTGCGCCCACGTTTGGCGCGCTGGTGGCGGGGCGGATGGTGCAGGCGGTGTCGGCGGCGTTTTTCGTGCCGCTCTTGTTTAACGGCATTTTGTCGATTTATCCGCCACAGAAACGCGGCACGGCGATGGGCGTGATCACCATGATGTTCACCGCCGCGCCCGCGATGGGGCCGACGCTCTCGGGCATCATCATCGACCACACCCACTGGCGCGTGCTGTTCGGCTTTACCGCGCCGTTTATGCTGGCGGCGATGGTGCTGGTGGGCAAATTCCTCACCGTCAACCTGAGCAGCATCACCCGCCCGAAAATCGACGCGCTCTCGGCGGTGCTGTCCATCGCGGGCTTCGGCGGGCTGGTGTACGCCAGCAGTAATTTTGCCTCGCTGCCGCTGGTGCAGTTCGCGCTGCTTTCGGCGGGGTCGGTGTTTCTGATCGGCTGGTTTGCGCACCGCCAGTTCCGCCTGGCCACGCCGCTGCTCAATCTGCGGGCGTTCGGTTACGCGCAGTTCCGCTACTGCGTGCTGATACTGGCGGGCGGCGTGTTTCTGTTTTTGGGGCTGGAACTGATGATGCCGATGTACACCCAGCAGGTGCCGCTGCTCACCGGTACGGCCACGGGGCTGATCCTGATGCCCGCCAGCATCGCCCAGGCCGTCGCCGCGCCGCTTTTTGGCAGGCTGCTCGACAAAAAGGGCGGGCGTTTTACCGTGCTGCCCGCCACCGTGATGCTGCTGGTGTCGCTGGCGGTGCTGTGGCTGTTTTTGCGGATTGACACGCAGGTGGTGGTGCTGTCGGCCATGTTCACGCTGCTGGCGGTGTCCGTTTCCGCCCGCATTACCGGCGAAACCCACGGCCTGAACGCGCTGCCGAAAAACCTGAATCCGCACGGCGCGGCCATCCTCACTACCCTCAACCCCATCGCGGGCGCGATCGGCGCGGCGTTTTTTGTCGGTGCGACCAATATCGGCGAAAAAATGTCTTCCGCCGCCACCGCGCAGGCCAAAATGCTCGACGGCATCCATCTGGCGATGGGCTGCGCGCTGGTGCTGGCGGCGGCGATGGTGTTTGTGGCAACGAAGATCAGGGCAAACAAGCGCGGCTGAATGCGGAAAAGGCCGTCTGAAAACCGATAAAACGGGTTTCAGACGGCCTTTCTCGCTAAGGTAGGGTGTGTGGCTTTGCCACGCACGCGGTTTGCGCGGGGAACGCGGGATTCGTTGCAAGACATAGAACGCGTGCGCCGCACTCTGCCCGAATATCAAAGGCCGTCTGAAAATATGCTTTTCAGACGGCCTCTTGCCTTTGCGCGGCTATTCTTTGCGCGCCGCCTTTTCCGCCAGCCCCGACAAGCCCTGCCGCCGCGCCAGCTCGTTCACCACATCTTCCGCCCGCAGGCCGTGCGCGGCCAGCAGCACCATGCAGTGAAACCACAAATCGGCCACTTCATAGGTCAGGTGCGCCTTGTCGCCGTCCTTCGCCGCCATCAGCACCTCGCCCGCCTCTTCGATTACCTTTTTCAGGATTTTGTCGCTGCCCTTGGCAAAAAGCTGCGCCACATACGAAGCCTCCGGGTCTGCACTCTTGCGCGAGTCGATAACGTCTTGTACTGCTTTTAGAATATCCGTGTTCATTGTGTTTTGCTCCTGTGGTGAAACCGTATTTGAGGCCGTCTGAAAGCCTGTTTTCCGGTTTTCAGACGGCCTGTTTCCAATTATTTACCGCGCCTGCCCGTGCGTTTTGCCGTAAATCTCCGCTTCGTCTTTCAACACCGCGTCGGCAATCTGCCAGCGGCCGTCGCGCCACACCTTATAAAAGCAGCTCTGCCGCCCCGTGTGGCAGGCGATGCCGCCGTTTTGTTCGATGCGCATCACCACCGCGTCGCCGTCGCAGTCCAGCCGCAGCTCGCGCACTTTCTGCGTGTGGCCGGATTCTTCGCCCTTCATCCACTGTTTGCGCCGCGAGCGGCTGTAATAGTGCGCGTAGCCCGTCGCGGCGGTTTGCGCCAGGGCTTCGGCGTTCATCCACGCCACCATCAGCACCCGGCCGCTCTGCCAGTCCTGCGCCACCGCGCACACCAATCCGTTTGCGTCAAACTTCACGCCCTGCAACACTGCCTCGTCCATTGCGCCTCCCGTTGTTTTCAGACGGCCTCTCGCCCTCTGCGCCGAAAAAGCGCGATTTTCGCATTCTTCGCGCGGCAACACCAAATGCAAAACCTTGACCCGTCTCCTTTGCGCAGGCGTATAGTTACGCCTCCGAGCAACAACGCAAAAGGAAAAAACCATGGAAACCGTAACCCTCAACATCGGCGGCATGACCTGCGGCGGCTGCGTCAAAAGCGTAACCCGCATTTTGGAAGGCGCGGACGGCGTCAAATCCGTGCAGGTGAGCCTGGACGAGAAAAAAGCCGTCGTCTCCTACGACCCCGCCGCCACCTCGCCCGCCGCCCTGGCCGAAGCAGTGGAAGACGGCGGCTACGACGCCTCGTTCTGATGCTGTTTTGAAACACGGCACAGGCCGTCTGAAAACGTGTTTTCAGACGGCCTTTTCATGCTGATTTTTGTAGGAAAATTTCGTTTTGTGCATAGCGGGCGGCTCGGGCGTAAATCCACCTGTTAACTTTTGTTTTATATTTTCCTTGAATTTTTGTTGATTTTAATATACATTAAAGAACGATAATTTTTCAAACAGCCCCTAAAAAAGGAAATTTAATGAAACGCCGCTTCTCCTCCCTCGCGCTGGCCGCCGCCCTGTCTCTGGGCGCGGCTTCTGTTTATGCCAAGCCCGTGCAGATTACCGACGTGGCCGGCCGCAAAGTAACCGCTGACCTGCCCGCCAAGCGCGTGGTGCTGGGCTTTTATTATCAGGACTACATGGCCGTGGGCGGCAAAAACGCACTGGATAATGTCGTGGGCTTCTCCAAAGCGGTGTGGTCGGATTGGGCACCGGCAAGCTGGGCGGCGTTCAGCAAGGCCGTGCCGAAACTGAACCAGCTTGCCGACGTGGGCGAGGTGGAAGTGGGCACGTTCTCGGTGGAAAAAGTGCTGTCGCTGAAACCCGATCTGCTGGTATTGGCCGACTGGCAGTATCAGGCACTCGGCTCTGATCTCGACCGCATCACCAAAGCGGGCATTCCGATTATCGTGCTGGACTACAACGCGCAAACCGTCGCCAAACACGTCCAGTCCACCAAACTGCTCGGCGCGATCACCGGCCGGCAGCAGAAAGCCGACAAGCTCGCCGCCGACTACAAACGCATTGTCGACAATATCCAAGCCCGCGTGAAAAAAGCCAATCTGCCCAAGCCCAAAGTGTATATCGAGTTTGGCAACAAAGGGCCGGCCGAACACAGCGTAACCTTCGGCAAGAGCATGTGGGGCGCGATGATCAACCAGGTGGGCGGCAACAATATTTCCGCGCCGTTTGTCGAGTTTTACAGCCCTGTGAACCCTGAAAAAGTGCTGGCCGCCAAGCCCGATGTGATCATCATCACCGGCCGCGAAACCGAGCTGAAGAAAAACCCGAGCGCGATGGTCATGGGCTGGGGCATTTCCAAAGCCGAAGCCGAACAGCGTCTGGCGGGCTTTGCCAAACGCCCCGGCTGGGCAAACCTGCCTGCCGTCAAAAACAACCGTCTCTACGGCGCATACCACGCCAATTCGCGCACGCTCTCCGACGGCGCGTCGGTGCAGTTTGTCGCCAAAGCGGTTTACCCCGAGCTGTTTAAAGACCTGAATCCTGAAAAAACCTATATGGATTTCTACCGCCAGAATCTGCCGGTTGTTCCCAACGGCACGTTCTATCTGTATCCGAAAGGCAAGTAAGGCCGTCTGAAAGCCGTGCATGGGCAGGTCGGGCATTCATGCCCGACTGACCGGCCGGCAACGTCAAAAATGTCGGGCATAAATGCCCGACCTACGTTTCTCATTTACCCACTTAATGAAAGCCACAACATGAATGATCCGGTTGTTGCCGAGATAGTGAAAAACCAGCGTGCGCTCGAGCGCAAACGCTGGTTCGTTGTTTTGTCGTTTCTGATTATCTGCGTATTCAGCTTTGTGTTCGACATCGCCACCGGCCCCGCGATGCTGCCCGTGTCCGACGTGGTGAAATCGCTGCTGGACATGGCCGGCGCGGACGAGATGAACCGCGTGATTGTTTACGATCTGCGCCTGCCGATGGCCGTGATGGCTCTGGTAACGGGCGCGGCTTTGGGCGTGGGCGGCGCGGAAATCCAAACCCTGCTCAACAACCCGATGGCCAGCCCCTACACGCTCGGGCTGGCGGCGGCGGCGGGCTTGGGCGCGTCGGTCGTGATTGCGTTTGGCGGTTTCGGCCTGCCCGAAGCCTTTGCCGTGCCCGTGGGCGCGTTTGTGATGACCATGATTGCTTCGGGCATTCTGTTTCTGTTTGCCTCGGCCAAGCGGTTTAACTCGGCCATGCTGGTGCTGGTAGGGATTGCGCTGCTGTTTCTCTTCCAATCGATTCTGTCGCTGATCCAATTTATCGCCGCGCCCGAAATCTCGCAGCAGATTTTGTTCTGGCTGTTCGGCAGCCTCACCAAAGCCAACTGGACAAGCGTGATCGTTACCGCCGCCGTAACCGCCGTGTGCGTGTTTCTGCTCTCGTTCGATATGTGGAAACTCACCGCGCTGCGCTTGGGCGAAGAGCGCGCCAACGGCTTGGGCATCAATTTGCAGATGCTGCGCCTGAAAACGCTGATTCTCGTGGCCGTGATGACCGCCACCGCCATCAGCTTTGTCGGCGTGATCGGCTTTATCGGCCTCGTTGCGCCGCACGTCGCCCGTATTCTCTTGGGCGAAGACCAACGCTTTTTCCTGCCCGGCGCGATGCTGGCGGGCGCGGCATTTCTGTCGGTGGCCAGCGTGCTCTCGAAAGTGATCATCCCCGGCGCACTGTTTCCCGTGGGCATCGTTACGTCTTTCGTGGGCGTGCCGTTCTTCTTCTGGATTGTGTTGACCAAACGATAAGGCCGTCTGAAAAATGTTGAAACTTGAAAACGTACACATCAAACGCGGCGACTACACCGTGGCCGACAACATCAGCCTCACGCTTGAAAACGGCAAAGTCTATTCCATACTCGGCCCCAACGGCACGGGCAAATCCTCGCTGATGAAAACCGTGTTCGGCGAAGTGGCGCACACCGGCCGCATCAGCTACGGCGACGAAGTGTTGAGCAAAATCCACCTTCAACACTGGCGCAAACGCATAGGCTACATGCCGCAGGACACCGCCGCCGAAGCCTCGCTCACCGCGCTCGAAGTCGTGCTGCTCGGGCGCATGGACGCGCTGCATATGCACGTGGGCGACGAACTTCTGCACGAAGCCGCAGGCATCATGGCCGAACTCGGTATCGGCCATCTGGCGCACCGCGACGTGATGCGCCTGAGCGGCGGCCAACGCCAGCTTGTGATGTTTGCCCAAGTGATGCTGCGCCGCCCCGAAATCCTCATGCTCGACGAACCCGTGAGCGCGCTCGATATGCACCACCAGCTCAACCTCTTGGAGCGCGTGGCCGCCTACACCCGCGAACACAATCTCGTTACCCTGATGGTGCTGCACGACCTGAGCCTCGCCGCCCAATTCTGCGACAGCGTGATTCTGCTGGGCGGCGGCAAAGTGCAGGCCGAAGGCCGCCCGCAGGAAGTATTGAACGCCGAACTCATCGGCAATCTCTACAAAGTGGACATCGAACTGCTCTACGACAGCCACGGCCTGCCCGTAATCCGCCCCATGCGGCGCAAACGCGAAACAGAGGCCGTCTGAAAACCGTAGAGTGTGCGGCTCTGCCACGCACGCGGTTTGGTTTGAAGACAGAACCCGTAGGGTGGGTCTCGACCCACCACTTTCCCAATCGGCAACTTTTTTGGCGGGCCAAGACCCACCCTACCAAACCGCCCCGCCGTTTCAGACGACCTCGGCGAAAATTGAAATCTAAACCCCGTTTACAACGCTTAAACCCCGAAAGGAAACCCCATGAAAAAAACCCTCCTCGCCCTCATGCTCGCCGCCTCCGCAGGCGCATTTGCCGCCAACCACGAAGTCAAAATGCTCGATACCGGCAAAGACGGCGGCATGGTCTTCGAGCCAGGCTACGTCAAAGCCCAGCCCGGCGACACCGTAACCTTCAAAGCCGTCAACAGCGGCCACTGGGTGCAGAGCAAAGCCCTGCCCGACGGTGCGGCCGACTTTCTGTCCGAAGACGGCAAAGACTTCACCCTCAAACTCGACAAAGAAGGCGTGTATGTTTACGTGTGCCCGCCGCACCGCATGATGAACATGAGCGGCGTGATTCAGGTCGGCAAGCCCGTCAACAAAGCCAAAGCGCAGGCCGTGGCCGACGAACTCGAAAAACGCGCCATGCAGAACAAAGGCCGTCTGAAAAAATACATGGAACAGGTGAAATAAGCCCCCCACCCTACCCCTCCCCCGCAAGCTGGGGGAGGGAATACGCCGTGCAAACCCGAAAGGTCGTCTGAAACCCCAAAACCGCCCGCCCCGCCGTTATTCCCGCCCAGCCGTCGTCATTCCCGCGCAGGCGGAAATCTGGGCGAAAGACAGGCAAAGGTTTGATTCTGCAAAAATTGTCGAAGCCCAAACAAGATTCCCGCCTGCGCGGGAATGACGGCAAAATTTGTCGGCAAACCCTTTCAGACGACCTATCCCCGCCGACGCAATCCCAAAAAAACCGCCATGCTCGCCATCACCACCTGCCAAACCTATCCCGACCCGCCGCCAAACCTGCTGCCGCTGGCGCAAATCCTTACCCGCAACGGCCTCCCCGCCCGCTTCGATGCTTGGCAAAACCGTCCGAGCGAGCCGTTTGTCCTGCCGCTGTGCGCGTGGGACTACGCCGCCTATCCGACGGCGTTCGCGCAATGGATACGCGAATCCGCCGAGAGCGGGCAGCAGTTTGCCAACCCGCCCGAAATCATGTTGTGGAACATGAACAAAACCTATCTTTGCGACTTGGCCAAACGCGGTGCGGATGTGATTCCGAGCGTGCATACGTCGTCTGAAAGCGAAAACATCCGCCGCACCATGCGGGAAAACGGCTGGCATGAAGCCGTCGTCAAACCCGCAATCGGCCAGAGCGGCGGCGGCGTGGTGCGCGTGCGCGAAGGCGAAATGTTTGAAATTGGACACGCGCCGCAGGGCGTAATCGTGCAGCCCTATATCCGCGACATCGAAACGGCGGGCGAAACCTCGCTGGTGTTTTTCGGCGGCACATTCAGCCACGCCGTGCGCCGACAGCCGCCGCAGGGCGAATGGCGTGCCAATTCCGCCTACGGCGTAGCAATCCTGCCCGAGAGGCCGTCTGAAACCATCATCGCCGCCGCCCGCAGCGTGTTGGATTTGCTGCCCGGCATCCCCGCCTACGCCCGCGCGGACGGCACGATTGTCGGCGACAAGCTGCTGCTGAACGAGCTCGAACTCATCGAACCCGCGCTCTACCTGCACACGGCAGAGAGCGCGGCGGAACGGTTTGCCGAAGTGTTGACCGCATGGATTGAGGCCGTCTGAAAACGTTTTTCAGACGGCCTCAATCCGCCGTTTTACCCGCGCCGCCGCCATATCCGGCATACAGAAAGGCCGTCTGAAAGCGTTTTCGGCTGCGCGTTCAGACGGCCTCTATGCCGACACGGAACAAACACGCCTCCTCCATTCCCGACTATAATCGCCGCGCTTTTTCCGTCTGCCACGCCAACCGCCGCCATGAAAAAAACCGTCCTCGCCGCCCTGCTGCTCACCCCCGCCTTTGCCGCCGCCGCCCCGCTGCCCGAAGCCGTGGCGCACGAGTTGGAAACCCTCGCCTACGTCTGCCGCCTCTCCGGCGGCCGCCCCTACGGCTTCCGCCACGCCGTAGAGCAGGCCGACCTCAACGGCGACGGCATCGACGACTATGTGGTGGACGACGGCGAGCTGCAATGCTACGGCGGCAGCGGCATCTTCGGCAGCAGGCAGGGCGGCGGCGTGAGCGTGTTTGTCGGCCGAGCAGGCGGCGGCGCGGAAAAATCCTTTTTCCACGGCGCGTTCGGCTCGCGCATCGACTACACCGGCAGACACGCCACCGCCTATCTGGGCGTGGCCGGCGCGCTGTGCGGCCAGCGGCGCGAAGACGAAGAACGCTACGGCTACGAAAAATGCAGCCGCCCGCTCAAATGGAACGCGCAGGCGCGGCGGTTTGAAATCGACACCACGGTCAAACGCCCCGTGTGGTACAGA
The window above is part of the Neisseria bacilliformis genome. Proteins encoded here:
- a CDS encoding heavy-metal-associated domain-containing protein; translation: METVTLNIGGMTCGGCVKSVTRILEGADGVKSVQVSLDEKKAVVSYDPAATSPAALAEAVEDGGYDASF
- the hisI gene encoding phosphoribosyl-AMP cyclohydrolase, translated to MDEAVLQGVKFDANGLVCAVAQDWQSGRVLMVAWMNAEALAQTAATGYAHYYSRSRRKQWMKGEESGHTQKVRELRLDCDGDAVVMRIEQNGGIACHTGRQSCFYKVWRDGRWQIADAVLKDEAEIYGKTHGQAR
- a CDS encoding phosphoribosyl-ATP diphosphatase; this encodes MNTDILKAVQDVIDSRKSADPEASYVAQLFAKGSDKILKKVIEEAGEVLMAAKDGDKAHLTYEVADLWFHCMVLLAAHGLRAEDVVNELARRQGLSGLAEKAARKE
- a CDS encoding ABC transporter ATP-binding protein: MLKLENVHIKRGDYTVADNISLTLENGKVYSILGPNGTGKSSLMKTVFGEVAHTGRISYGDEVLSKIHLQHWRKRIGYMPQDTAAEASLTALEVVLLGRMDALHMHVGDELLHEAAGIMAELGIGHLAHRDVMRLSGGQRQLVMFAQVMLRRPEILMLDEPVSALDMHHQLNLLERVAAYTREHNLVTLMVLHDLSLAAQFCDSVILLGGGKVQAEGRPQEVLNAELIGNLYKVDIELLYDSHGLPVIRPMRRKRETEAV
- a CDS encoding ABC transporter substrate-binding protein; the encoded protein is MKRRFSSLALAAALSLGAASVYAKPVQITDVAGRKVTADLPAKRVVLGFYYQDYMAVGGKNALDNVVGFSKAVWSDWAPASWAAFSKAVPKLNQLADVGEVEVGTFSVEKVLSLKPDLLVLADWQYQALGSDLDRITKAGIPIIVLDYNAQTVAKHVQSTKLLGAITGRQQKADKLAADYKRIVDNIQARVKKANLPKPKVYIEFGNKGPAEHSVTFGKSMWGAMINQVGGNNISAPFVEFYSPVNPEKVLAAKPDVIIITGRETELKKNPSAMVMGWGISKAEAEQRLAGFAKRPGWANLPAVKNNRLYGAYHANSRTLSDGASVQFVAKAVYPELFKDLNPEKTYMDFYRQNLPVVPNGTFYLYPKGK
- a CDS encoding NGO_0222 family membrane protein, translating into MNKRRAYLLLTLSFTLFFIALVGAGGWLLAAGSRQFALACFLFAFAAALAQITGLALYVREHARAQAAQRPSENTAAAQPNPESESNRHV
- the rdgB gene encoding RdgB/HAM1 family non-canonical purine NTP pyrophosphatase — its product is MFEKIVLASGNAGKLKEFARLFAERGSEILPQSQFDTPECPEPHPTFLENALAKARHAARHSGLPALADDSGICADALGGAPGIHSARYAGEHPKSDAANNAKLAADLAGKADKSCYYVCVLVLVRHPDDPQPVVAEGIWRGQWKNTPAGEHGFGYDPHFYLREHGCTAAELDPDIKNRESHRAQALRELMKKIEAL
- a CDS encoding FecCD family ABC transporter permease, yielding MNDPVVAEIVKNQRALERKRWFVVLSFLIICVFSFVFDIATGPAMLPVSDVVKSLLDMAGADEMNRVIVYDLRLPMAVMALVTGAALGVGGAEIQTLLNNPMASPYTLGLAAAAGLGASVVIAFGGFGLPEAFAVPVGAFVMTMIASGILFLFASAKRFNSAMLVLVGIALLFLFQSILSLIQFIAAPEISQQILFWLFGSLTKANWTSVIVTAAVTAVCVFLLSFDMWKLTALRLGEERANGLGINLQMLRLKTLILVAVMTATAISFVGVIGFIGLVAPHVARILLGEDQRFFLPGAMLAGAAFLSVASVLSKVIIPGALFPVGIVTSFVGVPFFFWIVLTKR
- a CDS encoding MFS transporter; the encoded protein is MHASEPEPETENLSDGHEYLANNPDFPAKTIVATLFVGAFFGYLNDTLLNVALTPIMKDFAVDKTTVQWLTTGFLLVMGAFTPITAGVIQWFETRKMVLFTQATFLAGSLVCAFAPTFGALVAGRMVQAVSAAFFVPLLFNGILSIYPPQKRGTAMGVITMMFTAAPAMGPTLSGIIIDHTHWRVLFGFTAPFMLAAMVLVGKFLTVNLSSITRPKIDALSAVLSIAGFGGLVYASSNFASLPLVQFALLSAGSVFLIGWFAHRQFRLATPLLNLRAFGYAQFRYCVLILAGGVFLFLGLELMMPMYTQQVPLLTGTATGLILMPASIAQAVAAPLFGRLLDKKGGRFTVLPATVMLLVSLAVLWLFLRIDTQVVVLSAMFTLLAVSVSARITGETHGLNALPKNLNPHGAAILTTLNPIAGAIGAAFFVGATNIGEKMSSAATAQAKMLDGIHLAMGCALVLAAAMVFVATKIRANKRG
- a CDS encoding GNAT family N-acetyltransferase — its product is MQNSRFNQTGPKIGLSVRLAETQEEIEAAQRLRYRVFAQELGADIQGVDGRDTDPYDEHCHHLLAFDDATGEVIGCYRLITEDTAKKVGGWYSEHEFDLAPLKDILPQTVELGRACTHPDYRHGGLVMLLWTGLVKFMKDENLRFMIGCGSIEMRDGGRDAAGLYHILKTKHLAPEQWRVRPLNPLKWEEITPSEQPETPALIKGYLKAGAWFCGEPCVDEAFNCADVLIMMDITQLSDRYLQKFAPKP
- the pgeF gene encoding peptidoglycan editing factor PgeF → MKTLNEAVGLNLSDGLFLHADWPAPPNVKTLISTRNGGVSQAPYASLNLGAHVGDAPEHVAHNRALVQAAVPVPLAWLDQVHSATVVPAASALSKPPQADASFDCGGTAACAVMTADCLPVLFCTADGRCVAAAHAGWRGLAAGVLQNTVAAMKADPADILAYLAPAIGPDAFEIGQDVCDAFCRPDPAAEAAFTAIGGGKYLADIYALATRVLRREGVTRIYGGGRCTVIERDTFFSYRRDGQTGRMVSAVWLEQAV
- a CDS encoding lysophospholipid acyltransferase family protein; translated protein: MNPFRFPFRLFCIGLCLIYGALEMLLLFPLYTPRRKLRAIQIWSHRVLASCGMKLSVFGGLPSEAHGQMLICNHISWLDIMAINAAFPGRFVAKDDVAKWPLVGYLATQARTVYVARKKGSGGNSEKIRNVTQALKDGDTVTLFPEGTSSEGRTILPFKTSFFQAAADAQVPLVPVLCRYPNPDGSSPNPHTAYYGDISLWQSICMVIRQKQSCVELHFLPPVSPAAERQETARLIHDMLTAKQRELG